The Yersinia intermedia genome window below encodes:
- the purL gene encoding phosphoribosylformylglycinamidine synthase, producing MEILRGSPALSAFRITKLLSRCLDAHLLVSDIYAEYVHFADVSAPLSADEHARLQRLLKYGPSLPEHAPEGRLLLVTPRPGTISPWSSKATDIAHNCALPQVLRLERGLAFYIQGPELNESQWQQLSALLHDRMMETVFTDLQQAEQLFSHHQPAPVQRVDILAQGRSALEQANIKLGLALAPDEIDYLLAAFTGLGRNPTDIELYMFAQANSEHCRHKIFNADWIIDGVSQPKTLFKMIKNTFEHTPDYVLSAYKDNAAVMEGSQVGRFFAAPDNGVYGYHQEAAHILMKVETHNHPTAISPWPGAATGSGGEIRDEGATGRGAKPKAGLVGFSVSNLRIPGFEQPWEENFGKPDRIVTALDIMTEGPLGGAAFNNEFGRPALLGYFRTYEERVNSHNGTELRGYHKPIMLAGGIGNIRADHVQKGEITVGAKLVVLGGPSMNIGLGGGAASSMASGQSDADLDFASVQRDNPEMERRCQEVIDRCWQLGDHNPILFIHDVGAGGLSNAMPELVSDGGRGGRFELRDILNDEPGMSPLEVWCNESQERYVLAVAPAQMAQFDEICRRERAPYAVIGEATEEKHLTLNDRHFDNQPIDMPLDVLLGKTPKMLRDVTRLQAQGDAVQRAEISIADAVKRVMHLPAVAEKTFLITIGDRSVTGMVTRDQMVGPWQIPVADCAVTSASLDSYYGEAMSLGERAPVALLDFAASARLAVGEALTNIAATQIGELKRIKLSANWMSAAGHPGEDAGLYDAVRAVGEELCPALEITIPVGKDSMSMKTRWQEGDEQREMTSPLSLVITAFARVEDVRHTVTPQLRTDRGDNALLLIDLGAGHNALGATALTQVYRQLGDKPADVRDVQQLAGFFNAMQCLVASQALLAYHDRSDGGLLVTLAEMAFAGHCGVQVDIHTLGDDALAALFNEELGAVIQVRAEQRAAVEKVLADHGLANCVHYLGRAVEGDSFDILSGTEVVYREKRSTLRLWWAETTWQMQRLRDNPDCADQEHQAKQVETDPGLNVQLTFDPAKDIAAPYIIKQVRPKVAVLREQGVNSHVEMAAAFHRAGFDAIDVHMSDLLAGRTDLQSFQTLVACGGFSYGDVLGAGEGWAKSILFNNRVRDEFEAFFHRPETLALGVCNGCQMMSNLRELIPGAEHWPRFVRNLSDRFEARFSLVEVANSPSLFMQDMAGSRLPIAVSHGEGRVEVRDAAHLALLEQNNLVALRFVNNLGEVTEVYPANPNGSAHGITAVTSANGRATVMMPHPERVFRTVSNSWHPEEWGEDSPWMRMFRNARKQLG from the coding sequence ATGGAAATACTGCGTGGTTCGCCCGCTTTGTCGGCTTTTCGCATTACCAAACTGCTGTCCCGTTGCCTGGATGCTCACCTTTTAGTGAGTGATATCTACGCCGAATATGTTCACTTTGCCGATGTTAGCGCCCCGTTAAGTGCTGATGAACACGCCAGACTTCAACGGCTGCTTAAGTATGGACCCTCTCTCCCTGAACACGCACCGGAAGGGCGTTTGTTACTGGTTACGCCAAGGCCGGGGACCATTTCTCCGTGGTCTTCCAAAGCGACGGATATCGCGCACAACTGTGCGTTGCCACAGGTTCTGCGTCTGGAACGTGGTCTGGCCTTCTATATTCAAGGCCCAGAGCTGAATGAAAGCCAATGGCAACAATTGTCGGCGCTGCTGCATGACCGCATGATGGAAACGGTATTCACCGATTTGCAGCAAGCAGAGCAGTTATTCTCTCATCATCAACCCGCGCCAGTACAACGGGTGGATATCTTGGCGCAGGGCCGCAGTGCACTGGAGCAGGCCAATATTAAGTTGGGTCTGGCTCTTGCTCCTGATGAAATTGACTACTTGCTGGCTGCCTTTACCGGCCTGGGGCGCAACCCGACGGATATTGAGTTGTATATGTTTGCTCAGGCAAACTCTGAGCATTGCCGCCATAAAATCTTTAATGCAGATTGGATAATCGACGGTGTTTCTCAGCCTAAAACACTGTTTAAAATGATCAAAAATACCTTTGAACACACACCGGATTACGTGTTGTCAGCCTATAAAGACAATGCGGCGGTGATGGAAGGTTCTCAGGTCGGGCGCTTCTTTGCTGCACCTGATAATGGCGTTTATGGTTACCATCAGGAAGCTGCGCATATCCTGATGAAAGTAGAAACTCATAACCATCCGACGGCAATTTCACCTTGGCCGGGTGCCGCTACGGGATCAGGTGGCGAAATCCGTGATGAAGGTGCTACCGGGCGTGGCGCTAAACCTAAAGCCGGTTTGGTGGGGTTCTCTGTTTCTAACCTGCGTATTCCCGGATTTGAACAGCCGTGGGAAGAGAATTTTGGTAAGCCGGATCGCATTGTGACCGCACTGGATATCATGACCGAAGGCCCACTGGGCGGCGCGGCCTTTAACAACGAATTTGGTCGCCCGGCGCTGCTGGGCTACTTCCGTACTTATGAAGAGCGCGTCAATAGTCATAACGGCACTGAGTTACGTGGTTACCACAAGCCGATCATGTTGGCCGGTGGGATCGGTAATATTCGGGCCGACCATGTACAAAAAGGCGAGATAACAGTCGGTGCCAAGCTGGTGGTGCTCGGCGGCCCGTCAATGAATATCGGTCTGGGTGGCGGCGCGGCCTCTTCCATGGCCTCTGGCCAGTCAGATGCGGATCTGGATTTTGCTTCAGTACAACGTGATAACCCGGAAATGGAACGCCGCTGTCAGGAAGTGATTGACCGCTGCTGGCAGTTAGGTGATCACAATCCGATTTTATTTATTCATGACGTCGGTGCGGGTGGGCTGTCTAATGCCATGCCAGAACTGGTCAGCGACGGTGGTCGTGGTGGCCGTTTTGAACTGCGTGACATTCTTAATGATGAGCCGGGCATGAGCCCGCTGGAAGTGTGGTGTAACGAGTCTCAGGAACGTTATGTTCTGGCCGTTGCCCCTGCGCAGATGGCTCAGTTTGATGAAATTTGCCGTCGTGAACGTGCGCCCTATGCCGTCATTGGTGAAGCCACGGAAGAAAAACATCTGACACTGAATGACCGCCACTTCGATAATCAGCCAATTGACATGCCTTTGGATGTCTTGCTGGGTAAAACGCCGAAGATGCTGCGCGATGTCACCCGCCTTCAGGCGCAGGGTGATGCAGTGCAACGTGCTGAGATAAGCATCGCTGATGCGGTCAAACGGGTGATGCATTTACCGGCAGTGGCAGAGAAAACCTTCTTGATTACCATTGGTGACCGTAGTGTGACCGGTATGGTGACGCGTGATCAAATGGTTGGCCCGTGGCAGATTCCGGTGGCTGATTGTGCGGTCACCAGTGCCAGTCTGGACAGCTACTATGGTGAGGCGATGTCATTGGGCGAACGTGCGCCAGTGGCATTGCTGGACTTTGCCGCCTCGGCCCGTTTGGCGGTAGGTGAAGCACTGACCAATATCGCAGCCACTCAGATTGGCGAGCTAAAACGCATTAAACTGTCAGCTAACTGGATGTCAGCAGCCGGTCATCCGGGTGAAGATGCCGGTTTGTATGACGCGGTGCGTGCGGTGGGCGAAGAGCTATGCCCTGCGCTGGAGATTACTATCCCGGTGGGCAAAGACTCTATGTCGATGAAAACCCGCTGGCAGGAAGGTGATGAGCAGCGCGAAATGACGTCGCCGCTCTCTCTGGTCATTACTGCCTTCGCCCGTGTTGAGGATGTTCGCCATACAGTGACACCACAGTTACGCACCGATAGAGGCGATAACGCGCTGTTACTGATTGATTTAGGTGCAGGCCACAATGCGCTGGGTGCAACCGCACTGACGCAAGTCTACCGTCAGTTAGGTGATAAACCTGCTGATGTGCGCGATGTACAGCAACTGGCGGGCTTCTTTAACGCGATGCAGTGCTTAGTAGCCTCTCAGGCTTTATTGGCCTACCACGATCGCTCTGACGGCGGCTTGCTGGTGACACTGGCTGAGATGGCCTTTGCCGGTCACTGTGGGGTGCAAGTTGATATTCACACCTTGGGTGATGACGCGCTGGCGGCACTGTTTAATGAAGAACTGGGTGCGGTGATTCAGGTTCGTGCTGAACAACGTGCCGCAGTGGAAAAAGTGCTGGCAGATCACGGTCTGGCAAACTGTGTTCACTATCTGGGCCGTGCTGTTGAAGGTGATAGTTTCGATATTCTCAGTGGTACTGAGGTGGTATACCGCGAGAAACGCAGTACTCTGCGCTTGTGGTGGGCAGAAACCACCTGGCAAATGCAGCGCCTGCGCGATAACCCTGATTGTGCTGATCAAGAGCATCAGGCTAAACAGGTTGAAACTGATCCGGGCTTGAATGTCCAACTGACCTTTGATCCCGCAAAAGATATCGCTGCACCCTATATCATCAAGCAGGTTCGGCCAAAAGTGGCCGTATTGCGTGAGCAGGGTGTTAACTCCCACGTAGAAATGGCTGCCGCCTTCCATCGTGCCGGGTTTGATGCAATCGATGTACATATGAGTGACCTGCTGGCCGGCCGAACTGATTTGCAATCATTCCAGACCTTAGTGGCCTGTGGTGGTTTCTCTTACGGTGATGTGCTGGGTGCGGGTGAAGGTTGGGCGAAATCTATTCTGTTTAACAACCGGGTTCGTGATGAGTTTGAAGCCTTCTTCCATCGCCCAGAAACATTGGCATTGGGGGTCTGCAACGGTTGTCAGATGATGTCTAATCTGCGTGAACTTATTCCAGGGGCTGAACATTGGCCACGCTTTGTCCGCAACCTGTCTGATCGCTTTGAAGCGCGTTTCAGTTTGGTTGAAGTGGCCAATAGCCCATCGCTGTTTATGCAAGATATGGCCGGATCTCGCCTGCCTATTGCGGTTTCACACGGTGAAGGGCGGGTTGAAGTGCGTGATGCGGCACATCTGGCGCTGCTTGAGCAGAACAATCTGGTGGCTTTGCGCTTTGTGAATAATCTGGGGGAAGTGACTGAGGTTTATCCGGCTAACCCGAATGGCTCAGCTCACGGGATTACTGCGGTGACTAGCGCCAATGGGCGGGCAACAGTAATGATGCCGCACCCAGAGCGGGTCTTCCGCACGGTCAGTAACTCATGGCATCCAGAAGAGTGGGGCGAAGATAGCCCATGGATGCGTATGTTCCGTAATGCGCGTAAGCAATTGGGTTAA
- a CDS encoding sensor histidine kinase, whose translation MISLKRWRLFPRSLRQLVLMAFLLVLLPLLVLAYQAYQSLDHLSTQAADINRTTLADARRSEAMTSVALEMERSYRQYCVLGDATLAKLYQHQRKQYAQMLDTHAPILPDARYYQTLSGLLAQLSDIKCKNSGPEQSASTLLEQFSRSNAEMVQATRDVIFSRGQQLQKDIAERGQFFGWQSLLLFLVSVLLVVLFTRMIIGPVKGIERMINRLGEGRPLGNTALFKGPRELRSLAQRIIWLSERLAWLESQRHEFLRHISHELKTPLASMREGTELLADEVAGPLTQDQKEVVAILDNSSRHLQLLIEQLLDYNRKLADGPGEHENVELAEMVEDVISAHSLPARAKALRTETDLQADICWADPTLLMRVLDNLYSNAVHYGEESGTIWIRSRRVNNRVQIDIANTGAPIPRSEETMIFEPFYQGSHQRKGAVKGSGLGLSIAQDCIRRMQGDLQLVAVDYAAVCFRVELPLTAENE comes from the coding sequence ATGATTTCGTTGAAAAGATGGCGTTTATTCCCCCGTTCTTTACGTCAATTGGTGCTCATGGCATTTCTGTTGGTGCTGTTACCTTTATTGGTGCTGGCATATCAGGCTTATCAAAGCCTTGACCACCTAAGCACGCAGGCGGCCGACATTAATCGTACTACGCTGGCAGATGCGCGGCGCAGTGAGGCGATGACCAGTGTGGCGCTCGAAATGGAGCGTAGCTATCGCCAGTACTGCGTATTAGGTGACGCAACACTGGCAAAGTTATATCAGCATCAGCGTAAACAGTACGCTCAAATGCTTGATACTCACGCCCCTATCCTGCCAGATGCCCGTTACTATCAGACCCTGAGCGGTTTACTGGCACAACTTTCTGATATTAAATGTAAAAACAGTGGCCCGGAACAAAGTGCGTCAACGCTGTTGGAGCAGTTCTCCCGCTCGAATGCCGAGATGGTACAGGCAACGCGCGATGTGATTTTCTCCCGTGGTCAGCAACTACAAAAAGATATTGCCGAACGTGGGCAATTCTTTGGTTGGCAATCCCTGTTGCTGTTTTTAGTCAGCGTACTGTTAGTGGTGTTATTCACTCGGATGATAATCGGGCCGGTTAAAGGCATTGAGCGGATGATTAATCGCTTGGGTGAAGGGCGGCCATTGGGTAATACTGCGCTGTTTAAAGGGCCACGCGAGTTACGATCACTGGCACAACGTATTATTTGGCTCAGCGAGCGCTTAGCGTGGTTAGAGTCACAACGCCACGAGTTTTTGCGCCATATCTCTCATGAATTGAAAACACCATTAGCCAGTATGCGCGAAGGGACTGAATTGTTAGCGGATGAGGTTGCCGGGCCGTTGACGCAAGATCAAAAAGAAGTTGTGGCTATCCTTGATAACAGTAGCCGCCATTTGCAATTATTGATTGAGCAATTATTAGACTATAACCGTAAACTGGCAGACGGCCCCGGCGAACATGAAAATGTTGAGCTGGCAGAAATGGTCGAGGATGTTATTTCAGCCCACAGTTTACCTGCAAGGGCCAAGGCTCTGCGCACCGAAACGGATCTTCAGGCGGACATTTGTTGGGCAGATCCGACACTATTAATGCGGGTATTGGATAATCTCTACTCCAATGCGGTGCACTATGGCGAGGAATCCGGTACCATTTGGATTCGCAGCCGTCGGGTGAATAACCGCGTACAAATTGATATTGCCAATACTGGGGCTCCGATCCCGCGTTCTGAAGAAACCATGATATTTGAGCCTTTTTATCAGGGAAGCCACCAGCGAAAAGGGGCTGTCAAAGGCAGTGGATTGGGGCTGAGTATTGCCCAGGACTGCATCAGACGTATGCAGGGCGACTTGCAACTGGTGGCCGTTGATTACGCTGCGGTCTGCTTTCGTGTTGAATTGCCACTAACCGCCGAGAATGAATGA
- the qseG gene encoding two-component system QseEF-associated lipoprotein QseG produces the protein MPAAKSAMGIFWQALLLAPLLLTGCSDNPASSRFSQAVQMVIPETKIVDYRTLSCDVLWDLDDKETLENSLYWLRAMDCAERLGSTQARVLAKSLPVTAWPSAFKQGILVSSAEPTMAERRQVVERLNNYSQSVPGAVRPLIQLWREQQVLRISLAEERIRYQRLQDESDAQIDRLRESQTRLQYNLLDTTRKLENLTDIERQLSTRKQLQNEIPDTDADSKSAIVPKSVEAKPQPKVEATKPVAAKPVEAKPVEAKPVETKPVEAKPVEAKPVEAKPVEAKPVEAKPVEAKPVEAKPVEAKPVEAKPVEAKPVEAKPTAPQADTKPAPQSVEKPADTYTPPVVPPTDVPPATNKESHDATQTGQSTAG, from the coding sequence ATGCCAGCGGCTAAATCTGCTATGGGTATTTTTTGGCAAGCTTTGTTGCTGGCTCCACTTTTGCTCACTGGATGTAGTGATAATCCAGCCAGTAGCCGTTTTTCACAAGCAGTACAGATGGTCATACCGGAAACGAAAATTGTTGATTATCGGACCTTATCTTGCGATGTGTTATGGGATCTTGATGATAAAGAGACGTTGGAGAACTCCCTTTACTGGCTACGGGCAATGGATTGTGCTGAACGCTTGGGTTCTACTCAAGCACGAGTATTAGCGAAGTCACTACCGGTAACGGCATGGCCTTCGGCCTTTAAGCAGGGCATTTTAGTTAGCAGTGCTGAGCCGACAATGGCGGAACGTCGCCAAGTGGTTGAGCGTTTAAACAATTATAGCCAAAGCGTCCCTGGGGCTGTGCGCCCATTGATTCAGCTATGGCGTGAGCAACAGGTGCTGCGCATCTCCCTGGCAGAAGAGCGCATTCGCTATCAGCGCTTACAAGACGAATCGGACGCCCAGATTGATCGCCTGCGGGAAAGCCAGACCCGGTTGCAATATAACTTGCTGGATACCACCCGTAAGTTAGAAAACCTGACTGATATCGAACGGCAGCTTTCAACACGCAAGCAGTTGCAGAATGAAATTCCAGATACTGATGCAGATAGCAAATCAGCCATCGTGCCGAAATCGGTAGAGGCTAAACCTCAGCCAAAAGTTGAGGCGACTAAACCAGTTGCAGCTAAGCCAGTAGAGGCTAAACCGGTTGAAGCTAAACCGGTTGAAACTAAACCGGTTGAAGCTAAACCAGTTGAAGCTAAACCAGTTGAAGCTAAACCAGTTGAAGCTAAACCGGTTGAAGCTAAGCCAGTTGAAGCTAAGCCAGTTGAAGCCAAACCAGTTGAAGCCAAACCGGTTGAAGCTAAACCAGTTGAAGCTAAGCCAGTTGAAGCCAAACCAACAGCACCTCAAGCTGACACTAAACCGGCTCCGCAATCGGTAGAAAAACCGGCTGATACTTATACTCCGCCAGTGGTACCCCCAACGGATGTACCACCTGCCACCAATAAGGAATCTCATGACGCCACGCAAACCGGCCAATCTACTGCTGGTTGA